One Phaseolus vulgaris cultivar G19833 chromosome 2, P. vulgaris v2.0, whole genome shotgun sequence DNA window includes the following coding sequences:
- the LOC137811926 gene encoding malate dehydrogenase, glyoxysomal, translating into MEATAGANQRIARIAAHLHPSNFQERGDVILKRDECRAKGGAPGFKVAILGAAGGIGQSLSLLMKINPLVSVLHLYDVVNTPGVTADISHMDTGAVVRGFLGQPQLESALSGMDLVIIPAGVPRKPGMTRDDLFKINAGIVRTLSEGIAKCCPNAIVNLISNPVNSTVAIAAEVFKKAGTYDPKRLLGVTALDVVRANTFVAEVLGLDPREVDVPVVGGHAGVTILPLLSQVKPPSSFTAEEAEYLTNRIQNGGTEVVEAKAGAGSATLSMAYAAAKFADSCLRGLKGEAGVVECAFVDSQVTELPFFATKVRLGRAGAEEVYQLGPLNQYERIGLEKAKKELAESIQKGIDFIRK; encoded by the exons ATGGAGGCAACTGCAGGAGCCAATCAGCGTATTGCAAGAATCGCTGCTCATCTTCACCCTTCAAATTTCCAG GAAAGGGGTGATGTTATTCTCAAGAGAGATGAGTGCAGAGCAAAGGGTGGGGCACCTGGATTCAAAGTAGCAATTTTGGGGGCTGCTGGGGGAATTGGTCAATCCCTTTCTTTGTTGATGAAGATTAACCCATTGGTTTCAGTTCTTCATCTTTATGATGTTGTCAACACCCCCGGTGTCACAGCTGATATTAGCCACATGGACACTGGTGCTGTG GTTCGTGGCTTTCTGGGACAGCCACAACTCGAGAGTGCACTCAGTGGCATGGACTTGGTAATCATACCTGCTGGGGTGCCAAGGAAACCTGGGATGACAAGGgatgatttatttaaaataaatgctGGAATTGTGAGGACCCTTAGTGAAGGAATTGCCAAGTGCTGCCCCAATGCAATTGTCAACTTGATCAGTAATCCCGTGAATTCCACAGTTGCTATTGCTGCAGAGGTTTTCAAGAAAGCCGGTACATACGATCCAAAGCGACTACTGGGTGTTACAGCCCTTGACGTTGTGAGGGCAAATACTTTTGTG GCAGAGGTACTTGGATTGGATCCAAGAGAGGTTGATGTTCCAGTGGTGGGAGGTCATGCTGGGGTCACAATTTTACCTCTTTTGTCACAG GTTAAGCCTCCCAGTAGCTTCACTGCAGAAGAAGCCGAATACCTGACAAATCGCATTCAAAATGGTGGAACTGAAGTTGTGGAG GCAAAAGCTGGGGCTGGTTCGGCAACACTATCAATG GCATACGCAGCTGCCAAGTTTGCGGACTCATGCCTCCGTGGTTTAAAAGGAGAAGCTGGGGTGGTGGAGTGTGCTTTTGTTGATTCTCAG GTTACAGAACTTCCCTTCTTTGCAACCAAGGTACGTCTCGGTCGTGCTGGAGCGGAAGAGGTATATCAACTAGGCCCCCTCAACCAGTATGAAAG GATTGGGTTGGAAAAAGCAAAGAAAGAGTTAGCAGAAAGCATCCAGAAGGGTATAGACTTCATCAGAAAATAA
- the LOC137809471 gene encoding uncharacterized protein, with protein MPTISNCISESQPQKERRRQELMEYLVHTKQSRHIIRMRLEAFIKLCERIRGTGLVKDAYRSTVEEQITKFLHIIGHNVKNRSVSFFFHRSGETVSRHFHNVLSAILRLEGEFLIQPNGTVVEPHILNNCRFFPYFKDCLRAIDGSHVRAKVARADAPRFRGRKDWPTQNIFAACDFDMKFTYVLAGWEGTASDSRILKDALGRGDPLVIPEGKYYLGDAGFMLLFMLLIYIIILFLMQLFYHLITSTTLVKCH; from the exons ATGCCTACTATAAGCAACTGTATCAGTGAGTCTCAACCACAAAAAGAGCGTCGCAGACAAGAATTGATGGAGTACTTGGTTCACACTAAACAATCTCGTCACATTATTCGCATGAGACTGGAAGCTTTCATTAAATTATGTGAACGAATACGGGGAACTGGACTTGTTAAAGATGCATATCGATCAACCGTGGAAGAACAAATAACGAAATTTCTGCACATTATTGGGCATAATGTGAAGAATCGAAGTGTGTCATTCTTTTTCCATCGGTCTGGAGAAACAGTTTCCCGtcactttcataatgttttgaGTGCAATTTTAAGGTTGGAGGGGGAATTCTTGATTCAACCAAATGGAACGGTTGTAGAACCACACATCCTTAACAACTGTCGATTTTTCCCCTACTTTAAG GATTGTTTAAGGGCCATAGATGGGAGTCATGTACGTGCTAAGGTTGCACGTGCTGATGCGCCTCGTTTTCGAGGGAGAAAAGATTGGCCAACCCAAAACATATTTGCAGCCTGTGACTTTGACATGAAGTTCACATATGTGTTAGCCGGTTGGGAAGGAACTGCCTCCGATTCAAGGATATTGAAAGATGCTTTGGGACGAGGCGATCCTTTGGTTATTCCAGAAG GAAAATACTATCTTGGTGATGCAGGTTTTATGCTACTTTTCATGCTACTCatttacataatcatattgtttttaatgcAACTTTTTTACCATCTTATTACTTCGACAACATTGGTTAAGTGTCATTAA